ATCGAGGCTATCCGCGCCCGGCGCGAAGACACGCGTGCCGTTATCCTTACCGGCTACGGCAACATCGCGACCGCGGTCAATGCGGTCAAACTCGGCGCCATCGACTACCTGTCGAAGCCAGCCGATGCCGATGAAGTCTTTGCGGCATTGACGCGACGTTCCGGCGAAAAGGTCGCTCCGCCGGAGAATCCGATGTCGGCCGACAGGGTTCGTTGGGAACATATCCAGCGCGTCTACGAGATGTGCGACCGCAATGTTTCCGAAACGGCCCGCCGCCTCAACATGCACCGCCGCACCTTGCAGCGTATTTTGGCCAAGCGCGCTCCCCGTTAAAGGCGTTGCATATTCATAGTGCGTGGTTCGACAAGCTCACCATGAGGGAGGTTGGTGGACTGCAACACCAGTCAGAGAAGTTGCAATTCTTGGCTCCCTGCAATTTGCCTGCCTCCCTCATGGTGAGCCTGTCGAACCACGCACATCGCCTGTGCGCGCCAAAACTATACTTGTCTATCCTGGTCAAGCGTGCAGGCCCGCCATGATGTTAATATCGATAGACCCTACTCTACGTCTGTTTCAGGCAGGTCTATCCCCGACAGTTCCGCCAGCGTCATGCGCGCGGCGCTGACCCGGGCAAACCGCAGCGTCATCGCCTTGCGGGTTGCGCTGGCAAGCTTGTGTTCCGGCGCATCGCGGATGATCTCGGCACCGTAGCCGTCCGAAAGAATGAACCCGCAATCCAACGGGAAAATGTCCGCCGGAACACCGGGATGCGTGGCGAAAAACAACCGGTCGCAATGCTCGCGATAGATCGGCCATTTCCGATCCACCCTCCAGTCCTCGATCGAGGACTTGATCTCGACGATCCAGATCTCACCGCTGCGCGTCAATGCCACAAGGTCGGCGCGCCGACCGGACGCCAAAGGCAATTCCGGCATCACCGCAAGCCCGAGTTCAAGAAAAAGCCGCTGTACGCCGCGGCGCACCAGCATGGCGTTTTCCGATTGCCGCCCATCGATGAGCGGGCTTGTCTGACCCAGGCTGACTAGAGGCATGATTCGCAGAATATCGGCAAATTTGCAACCATGGCAAAAAAACTACAGCGCCCGATTGAGGATTGACAGGTTAACGAAAAACTTCGCTTTACGGTTAATCAGCCATTAACAATAATGGCGCTAGAGAGGCAACACAAGAAAACGCACATAGATCTCGCTTTAACATTGGGGTGACCATGCAACTCAAGACTATCGTCCTCGCAGTTGGGCTGATGGCTACAACTGCCTTGACCGGCTGTTCTACGATCGGTTTCAGCTATTCCACAGCCTCCTACAATTCCGTCGTCGATGCCGGCTACGTGATTCCCGCTGTTCCCCGCTCCAAGATCCCGCCGCAGTATTTGCGCCAGCAAGTCAACTATGATGGCAGCGAGGCTCCGGGGACGATCATCGTCGATACGGGTACGAAATATCTCTATTATGTGCTCGGCGGCGGCAAGGCGATGCGCTATGGCATCGGCGTCGGCAAACAGGGTTTCGAATGGCACGGTACCGCACGCGTCGCCATGAAGCGCGAATGGCCGACATGGACACCGCCGCGCGAGATGATCCAGCGCCAGCCCAAGCTTGCGGAATTCCGCGACGGCATGGACCCGGGCATCACCAACCCGCTCGGTGCCCGCGCGCTTTACCTGTTCAACAAGGGTGGTGACACCGGCTACCGCCTGCATGGAACACCGGAATGGTGGTCGATCGGCAAGGCCATGTCTTCCGGCTGCATCCGCCTGATGAACCAGGACATCATGGACCTTTATAACCGCGCGGAAGTCGGCGCCAAGGTCATCGTCAGGTAATTTGCTGACTCAGCAACCCATCGCAAAGGCCGCTCACGAGCGGCCTTTTTTGTTTCAGCGTTGAGCGGCGGAAAGCCGGGCTTATCGAATTGTTCTGAAGCTTCGAAATTCTGTCGTGTTGACCTGATACACGACCGGCCCATAGATTATCGCAGAACCGTAGCAGAGACTGGAATGACATATGTTCAAAACCGTTGCCACCAAGCCATTCGACGACCAGAAGCCCGGAACATCGGGCCTGCGCAAGAAGGTCCCGGAGTTCCAGCAGGAAAACTACGTCGAGAACTTTATCCAGTCGGTGTTCGATTCGCTTGAGGGCTTCAAGGGCAAGATATTGGTGATCGGCGGCGACGGTCGC
This is a stretch of genomic DNA from Phyllobacterium zundukense. It encodes these proteins:
- a CDS encoding ActR/PrrA/RegA family redox response regulator transcription factor, encoding MENTDQDDIAAIGGDPTLLLVDDDKPFLQRLARAMETRGFTVAIADSVEAGLASVKTHAPAYAVVDMRLGDGNGLDIIEAIRARREDTRAVILTGYGNIATAVNAVKLGAIDYLSKPADADEVFAALTRRSGEKVAPPENPMSADRVRWEHIQRVYEMCDRNVSETARRLNMHRRTLQRILAKRAPR
- a CDS encoding L,D-transpeptidase, whose amino-acid sequence is MQLKTIVLAVGLMATTALTGCSTIGFSYSTASYNSVVDAGYVIPAVPRSKIPPQYLRQQVNYDGSEAPGTIIVDTGTKYLYYVLGGGKAMRYGIGVGKQGFEWHGTARVAMKREWPTWTPPREMIQRQPKLAEFRDGMDPGITNPLGARALYLFNKGGDTGYRLHGTPEWWSIGKAMSSGCIRLMNQDIMDLYNRAEVGAKVIVR
- a CDS encoding MmcB family DNA repair protein; this encodes MPLVSLGQTSPLIDGRQSENAMLVRRGVQRLFLELGLAVMPELPLASGRRADLVALTRSGEIWIVEIKSSIEDWRVDRKWPIYREHCDRLFFATHPGVPADIFPLDCGFILSDGYGAEIIRDAPEHKLASATRKAMTLRFARVSAARMTLAELSGIDLPETDVE